The following proteins are encoded in a genomic region of Neoarius graeffei isolate fNeoGra1 chromosome 6, fNeoGra1.pri, whole genome shotgun sequence:
- the ss18l2 gene encoding SS18-like protein 2 — protein sequence MSVVFVPKRQRGKAQINQEIIQRLLNENDQLVRCITEYMQKGRAIECVQYQQILHRNIVYLGTIADASPDAPAPCEDAAAGVGRKDVSKT from the exons ATGTCTGTTGTTTTTGTGCCGAAGAGACAACGCGGGAAAGCGCAAATCAACCAAGAAATCATCCAAAGA CTGCTGAATGAAAATGACCAGCTTGTGAGGTGCATCACAGAGTACATGCAGAAGGGCAGAGCCATTGAATGTGTACA ATATCAACAGATCCTCCATCGAAACATAGTTTACCTCGGAACGATAGCAGACGCCAGTCCTGACGCGCCT GCTCCTTGTGAAGACGCAGCGGCTGGCGTTGGCAGGAAGGACGTTTCTAAAACCTGA